A single Acidobacteriota bacterium DNA region contains:
- a CDS encoding Gfo/Idh/MocA family oxidoreductase codes for MERVRIGVIGLGTMGRHYVKIYSDHPLAEVAAVCALQEKQVDEIRALFKVDGYTDYRRMLDRNDLDAVVVATPDDSHFDPVRDSLESGRHVLVEKPFTTHTSEADTLIRISQRVGKTIQVAFNHRWLPSYHQAKVSIAGGEIGTPLMGYARKNDTIFVSTEHLKWADKTTSAWFLSSHDIDLICWWFASEPVEARAWGRKEVLIARGIPTYDVIQGQVKFASGAFATFESGWIYPNTFPSIVDSFMEVIGTAGHIHLDRKCESIEISTQEKYSYPKVFLNNEIFGRMRGAFPSCLEDFLYAILNGTVPHVTGIDGRQVTAVLEAIHRSLETGKTEPIAQLPADLQTNPAQG; via the coding sequence ATGGAACGAGTGCGCATTGGCGTGATCGGTCTAGGGACGATGGGACGGCATTATGTGAAGATTTATTCAGACCATCCGCTTGCTGAAGTTGCCGCCGTGTGTGCGCTTCAGGAAAAGCAAGTCGACGAAATCCGCGCGCTCTTCAAGGTGGATGGTTATACGGATTACCGGCGGATGCTTGACCGGAACGATCTGGATGCTGTGGTCGTTGCAACTCCGGATGATTCCCACTTTGACCCGGTCCGCGACTCCCTCGAGTCAGGCCGCCATGTACTGGTCGAGAAGCCTTTCACCACGCACACAAGCGAGGCGGACACCCTGATCCGGATTTCCCAGCGAGTTGGAAAAACAATCCAGGTGGCCTTCAACCATCGTTGGCTTCCCTCATATCATCAGGCCAAAGTCTCGATTGCAGGGGGCGAAATCGGGACGCCTCTCATGGGATACGCGCGAAAGAACGATACGATCTTCGTTTCTACCGAGCACCTGAAGTGGGCGGACAAAACCACCTCTGCCTGGTTTCTCTCTTCGCACGATATCGACCTGATCTGCTGGTGGTTCGCAAGCGAGCCGGTAGAGGCCCGCGCCTGGGGACGCAAAGAGGTCCTGATAGCGCGCGGAATCCCCACTTACGATGTTATTCAAGGCCAGGTGAAATTTGCTTCCGGAGCGTTCGCCACCTTCGAGTCAGGGTGGATTTATCCCAACACGTTTCCTTCAATCGTTGACTCATTCATGGAAGTCATCGGCACAGCTGGCCATATCCACCTTGACAGGAAGTGTGAATCAATCGAAATCAGCACACAGGAGAAATACTCTTATCCCAAGGTATTTCTTAACAACGAGATTTTCGGCCGTATGAGAGGCGCCTTCCCTTCTTGTCTCGAGGACTTCTTGTATGCGATTCTGAACGGCACCGTCCCGCACGTTACCGGAATCGATGGCCGGCAGGTAACTGCTGTCCTGGAGGCCATCCACCGGTCGCTTGAAACCGGAAAAACGGAACCCATTGCCCAACTGCCTGCCGACCTGCAAACGAACCCTGCGCAAGGCTGA
- a CDS encoding TonB-dependent receptor, translating into MRAYCGKWMRLGVFVIGLLTGGLLYGQIISSTIVGQVKDSSGATVPNAKMTVTNEGTGISVGSMTDSSGTYSVPNLQAGTYSVTASKDGFKTFRTVQIRVPAAQTVRVDVALEVGATHQVVSVSGTAPLVNTESATVGGAITTRQISDLPFALQNIDGLMNLVPGAQVSWGWSSPQTGGGTHWGSFNFTMNGVQANDPGNGAAAYSYGLGSVSLPAIGSFQEFKVDAVNTNAEYKQLGTVTMVTKAGTNQFHGEVYEYNQNKSLTANTFQNNVLGRPRSPFVRNQFGVDVGGPIWRNKAFFFADYSGIRNRFYSQDSLAFPSMAMRQGDFSALCATFDSSGVCADPKGTQLYNPQTGQPFPNNMIPSTMIASQSKTLLPFLPPPDVAGTLGLPGGKPNYFGLVSTAQDVNAADLRIDYQISDRDNLYGIYSRNVGDPWEWPLGYPPTYGNASNYGYKTFTYTLVETHTFNPNMVNEFRAAYFNHPGIRSGVNLNFDPRSLFPQLTPSSNRGLPTMGISGYSGMFHDSGKGYYGQEPDVEYTDNMTWVKGKHTFKFGVDETGYKNYGPNPNAPLGSFTFNGQWTGNKGWPGQPHSVGNAFADFLLGDANQSTTGTAGVFSAVYSSREWDFYAQDTWQASPKLTLYYGVRYQYQSPWKWQNGYSTYFDFNTNQLALPENTDTPTLPPFGASSVLLNAYPFTTTKALGLPEFYMVGDKNNWGPRFGVAWRPFGGTRTVFRGGYGVYYNFVPTFVGARDDVLNPPWEGGLGGYSGLNYDTQLPGNPTSPFLPDITFADPFPAALQVAGGAAPHPTIFSMQRDFKNAVIQQWNLTAEHQFAESWMGRITYVGSQTHHLQWFFGDVNVPVAQTPNMTIQKQRPLQPWSTLNSTRSGGKQNFDQLQLELNKRFSSGLMLQAQYQWTRSLDNVDLVGGPQNWHFPNLDYGNTPYVRRHQLVFDYIYELPFGHGKQWLSNMNGVGQAVLGGWEISGISAYGTGLPFSVNFQAPSSYVGWWGGRADRVPGSSLYSGQQTSHDITSGVQWFDPGAFAPPQHWTWGNSSRNSVFGPGFWNWDISALKNFKITERFQLQLRGDFLDAFNHFNLGGPSATIADTRDGGAPITSSGKIFGGSGNRIVQVGAKLTF; encoded by the coding sequence ATGAGAGCGTATTGTGGGAAGTGGATGCGCCTTGGTGTCTTTGTCATTGGGTTGTTAACGGGCGGCCTTCTCTATGGGCAGATTATTTCGAGCACGATCGTGGGGCAGGTCAAGGACAGTTCCGGGGCGACTGTGCCGAATGCAAAGATGACTGTGACCAACGAGGGGACTGGAATTTCCGTTGGATCGATGACCGACTCGTCGGGCACCTACTCGGTCCCAAACCTCCAGGCCGGCACGTATAGCGTTACAGCAAGCAAGGACGGATTCAAGACCTTCCGCACCGTTCAAATCAGAGTCCCGGCTGCGCAGACCGTGCGTGTTGATGTTGCTCTAGAGGTTGGAGCGACGCATCAGGTGGTAAGCGTGTCAGGGACGGCGCCACTGGTGAATACGGAATCGGCCACGGTCGGCGGGGCCATCACAACACGCCAAATTTCCGACTTACCCTTTGCTTTGCAGAACATCGACGGTCTGATGAACCTGGTTCCGGGCGCCCAGGTTTCATGGGGTTGGTCAAGTCCGCAGACCGGCGGCGGGACGCATTGGGGCTCATTCAATTTCACTATGAATGGTGTCCAGGCCAATGACCCGGGTAATGGAGCGGCCGCTTATTCTTATGGCTTGGGTTCGGTGAGCTTGCCGGCCATCGGCTCATTTCAAGAGTTCAAAGTGGATGCCGTGAACACAAATGCTGAATACAAGCAGCTTGGCACGGTGACGATGGTGACCAAAGCCGGCACGAACCAGTTCCACGGGGAAGTGTACGAATATAACCAGAACAAGTCACTCACTGCCAACACATTCCAGAACAACGTTCTGGGCAGGCCACGTTCCCCCTTCGTGCGCAACCAGTTCGGAGTTGACGTGGGCGGTCCGATCTGGCGAAACAAAGCTTTTTTCTTTGCTGATTACTCGGGAATCCGGAATCGGTTCTACAGCCAGGACTCACTGGCCTTTCCCTCGATGGCCATGCGCCAGGGGGACTTCTCTGCTCTTTGTGCCACTTTCGACAGCAGCGGCGTCTGCGCCGATCCCAAAGGAACCCAACTGTACAATCCACAAACAGGGCAGCCTTTTCCCAACAACATGATTCCCAGCACCATGATTGCCAGCCAATCCAAGACGCTGCTGCCGTTCCTGCCTCCGCCAGATGTTGCAGGGACTCTTGGGTTGCCTGGTGGCAAGCCCAACTACTTCGGCCTGGTTTCAACTGCTCAGGACGTGAATGCCGCTGACCTGCGGATTGATTACCAGATTTCTGACCGAGACAACCTGTATGGGATTTATAGCCGTAATGTAGGCGATCCCTGGGAATGGCCGCTTGGCTATCCGCCGACCTATGGGAATGCGTCAAATTATGGCTACAAGACGTTCACATACACTTTGGTGGAAACCCACACCTTCAATCCGAACATGGTGAACGAGTTTCGTGCCGCGTACTTCAATCATCCGGGAATCAGAAGCGGGGTAAATCTAAACTTTGATCCCCGGTCTCTCTTTCCGCAGCTGACTCCCAGCTCTAATCGTGGTCTCCCAACCATGGGCATCTCTGGCTACTCAGGTATGTTTCACGATTCCGGGAAGGGATATTACGGGCAGGAACCCGATGTTGAGTATACGGACAACATGACCTGGGTTAAAGGAAAGCATACCTTCAAGTTTGGCGTTGATGAAACCGGTTATAAGAATTATGGCCCCAACCCAAATGCCCCGCTCGGGAGTTTTACCTTTAACGGGCAGTGGACGGGCAACAAAGGCTGGCCCGGGCAGCCGCATTCCGTAGGGAATGCGTTTGCGGACTTTCTCTTAGGTGATGCGAACCAATCGACAACCGGAACTGCAGGAGTTTTTTCGGCTGTCTACTCTTCGCGTGAATGGGATTTTTACGCCCAGGACACCTGGCAGGCTTCTCCGAAACTCACTCTGTACTACGGCGTGCGATACCAATATCAGAGCCCGTGGAAATGGCAGAACGGTTACTCGACGTACTTTGATTTCAATACGAATCAGTTAGCGCTTCCTGAGAACACTGACACGCCCACCTTGCCTCCTTTCGGTGCGTCGTCAGTATTGTTGAACGCCTATCCTTTTACTACGACCAAAGCGCTCGGCTTGCCTGAGTTCTATATGGTTGGGGACAAGAACAACTGGGGGCCGAGATTCGGCGTTGCGTGGCGACCGTTCGGTGGCACCAGGACCGTCTTCCGTGGCGGTTACGGTGTTTACTACAACTTTGTGCCGACTTTTGTCGGAGCTCGTGATGACGTCCTTAACCCACCATGGGAAGGCGGACTCGGCGGATACTCCGGATTGAACTATGACACGCAACTTCCCGGCAACCCGACCTCGCCTTTTCTTCCCGACATCACATTCGCGGATCCTTTCCCGGCCGCCCTCCAAGTTGCGGGCGGAGCGGCGCCGCACCCGACGATCTTCTCGATGCAGCGCGATTTCAAGAATGCAGTCATCCAGCAATGGAATCTGACGGCGGAGCATCAGTTCGCGGAAAGCTGGATGGGCCGGATCACCTACGTGGGAAGCCAGACTCATCACTTGCAGTGGTTCTTCGGGGATGTCAACGTGCCCGTTGCGCAGACTCCCAATATGACCATTCAGAAACAGAGGCCTCTGCAGCCCTGGTCAACCCTTAACTCGACGCGGAGTGGCGGGAAGCAAAACTTCGACCAACTCCAACTGGAGTTGAACAAACGCTTTTCAAGCGGGCTCATGCTGCAAGCTCAATACCAGTGGACCCGAAGCCTCGACAACGTTGATCTTGTTGGCGGGCCGCAGAACTGGCACTTCCCGAATCTGGATTACGGCAACACACCATACGTGCGCCGCCATCAGCTTGTTTTTGATTATATCTATGAACTTCCGTTTGGTCATGGCAAGCAATGGCTCAGCAACATGAACGGCGTTGGCCAGGCCGTACTGGGAGGGTGGGAAATTTCCGGCATCTCCGCTTATGGGACCGGCTTGCCCTTCTCAGTGAACTTCCAGGCGCCGTCGAGCTATGTCGGCTGGTGGGGCGGGCGAGCGGACCGTGTACCCGGCTCATCGCTCTATTCAGGGCAGCAAACCTCCCACGATATCACCAGCGGGGTGCAATGGTTCGATCCAGGAGCCTTTGCGCCGCCGCAACACTGGACCTGGGGGAATTCTTCGCGGAATTCCGTTTTCGGGCCAGGCTTCTGGAACTGGGACATCAGCGCTCTGAAGAACTTCAAGATCACTGAGCGATTCCAGTTGCAGCTTCGCGGTGACTTCCTGGACGCCTTCAACCATTTTAACCTGGGAGGTCCCAGTGCCACGATTGCCGACACCAGGGATGGCGGTGCTCCGATCACCAGTAGCGGTAAGATTTTTGGCGGAAGCGGGAACCGGATTGTCCAAGTGGGAGCAAAGCTGACCTTCTAG